The following are from one region of the Etheostoma spectabile isolate EspeVRDwgs_2016 chromosome 17, UIUC_Espe_1.0, whole genome shotgun sequence genome:
- the six3a gene encoding homeobox protein SIX3a: protein MVFRSPLELYPSHFFLPNFADRPVLLANSAPTTRSPEDLSMFQLPTLNFSPEQVASVCETLEETGDIERLGRFLWSLPVAPGACEAINKHESILRARAVVAFHTGNFRDLYHILENHKFTKDSHGKLQAMWLEAHYQEAEKLRGRPLGPVDKYRVRKKFPLPRTIWDGEQKTHCFKERTRSLLREWYLQDPYPNPSKKRELAQATGLTPTQVGNWFKNRRQRDRAAAAKNRLQHQAIGPSGMRSLSEAGLTPHSSAESPSTAASPTTSVSSMTERVDTGTSILSVTSSDSECDV from the exons ATGGTTTTCAGATCCCCTTTAGAGCTTTATCCCTCCCATTTCTTCCTGCCAAACTTCGCTGATCGCCCTGTGCTCCTGGCGAACAGCGCTCCCACCACCAGGTCTCCAGAAGACTTGTCCATGTTTCAGCTACCGACCCTCAACTTTTCCCCGGAGCAGGTGGCGAGCGTCTGTGAGACGCTGGAGGAGACCGGGGACATCGAACGGCTGGGCCGCTTCCTCTGGTCCCTGCCTGTGGCTCCGGGAGCGTGCGAAGCGATCAACAAGCACGAGTCCATCCTGCGCGCCCGGGCCGTGGTGGCGTTCCACACGGGGAATTTCAGAGACCTGTACCACATCCTGGAGAACCACAAGTTCACCAAGGACTCGCACGGCAAACTGCAGGCCATGTGGCTGGAAGCGCACTATCAGGAGGCCGAGAAGCTCCGCGGTCGTCCCCTCGGACCGGTCGATAAGTACCGGGTGCGGAAGAAGTTTCCGCTGCCTCGGACCATCTGGGACGGCGAACAGAAGACGCACTGTTTCAAAGAGCGGACGCGGAGCCTGCTGAGGGAGTGGTACCTTCAGGACCCATATCCAAATCCCAGCAAGAAAAGGGAACTGGCTCAAGCCACTGGACTCACTCCTACACAGGTCGGAAACTGGTTTAAAAACCGGAGGCAACGAGACAGAGCCGCGGCAGCAAAAAACAG GCTCCAACACCAAGCAATAGGACCGAGCGGTATGAGGTCCCTGTCAGAGGCCGGCCTCACCCCTCACAGCTCGGCAGAGTCGCCTTCAACCGCGGCCAGTCCGACCACCAGCGTTTCCAGTATGACAGAGAGAGTTGATACTGGGACGTCCATCCTGTCCGTCACATCCAGCGACTCGGAGTGCGATGTATGA